A genome region from Anastrepha ludens isolate Willacy chromosome 3, idAnaLude1.1, whole genome shotgun sequence includes the following:
- the LOC128858151 gene encoding proline dehydrogenase 1, mitochondrial isoform X3 yields the protein MRTRQYMEDLVGGQGNVLTHHKTIKDLEKYYSSFGDSKNVQDFLKNVTSDKEGILHLFPWSGIVDEDSQLSDTFRVPDPQTGQMRRLISQIPPKEEEMFRNMIRRVNTIVKAAAELDVRIMIDAEQTYFQPAISRITLEMMRKYNKEKAIVFNTYQCYLRETFGEVVTDLEQAKRQNFYFGAKLVRGAYMEQERERAASMNYPDPICPNYEATTDMYHKTLTECLRRIKLLKDNGEDAKKIGIMVASHNEDTVRFAIERMKEIGISPEDKVICFGQLLGMCDYITFPLGQAGYSAYKYIPYGPVNEVLPYLSRRAQENKGVLKKIQKEKRLLLSEIRRRFFTGKMFYKPNGKYVPI from the exons ATGCGCACTCGCCAATACATGGAAGATCTTGTTGGCGGACAAGGTAATGTTCTGACTCATCACAAGACGATCAAAGATCTGGAAAAGTACTACTCCAGTTTTGGCGACAGTAAAAATGTACAAGATTTCTTGAAGAATGTTACCTCGGACAAGGAAGG TATTCTACACTTATTCCCCTGGTCGGGTATTGTGGATGAAGATTCTCAATTAAGTGATACTTTCCGAGTGCCGGACCCACAAACTGGACAAATGCGTCGATTGATCTCACAAATTCCGCCCAAGGAAGAGGAAATGTTCAGGAATATGATTCGCCGTGTCAATACAATTGTTAAG GCTGCAGCTGAGCTGGATGTCCGTATAATGATTGACGCTGAACAGACTTACTTCCAACCTGCCATTTCGCGCATTACTCTAGAAATGATGCGGAAGTACAATAAAGAAAAGGCGATCGTATTCAATACTTACCAATGTTACTTGCGCGAAACGTTCGGAGAG GTGGTCACTGATCTCGAACAAGCAAAacgtcagaatttttattttggtgcTAAATTGGTGCGCGGTGCTTATATGGAGCAAGAGCGAGAACGCGCTGCTAGTATGAATTACCCAGATCCGATATGTCCCAATTATGAGGCGACCACTGATATGTATCACAAAACATTAACTGAATGCCTGAGGCGAATAAAG ttaCTGAAGGATAATGGAGAAGATGCCAAAAAGATTGGTATTATGGTCGCTTCGCACAACGAGGATACTGTACGTTTTGCCATCGAAAGAATGAAGGAAATCGGAATATCACCTGAGGATAAGGTTATCTGCTTTGGCCAGTTATTGGGAATGTGTGACTACATCACGTTCCCATTAG GTCAAGCTGGGTATTCCGCTTACAAGTATATCCCTTACGGACCAGTGAATGAAGTTTTGCCATATTTGTCGCGGCGAGCACAGGAGAACAAAGGAGTCCTAAAGAAAATCCAAAAGGAGAAACGTTTACTACTTTCCGAAATCCGTCGTAGATTTTTTACTggtaaaatgttctacaaaccTAATGGAAAATATGTGCCCATATAA